One Podarcis muralis chromosome Z, rPodMur119.hap1.1, whole genome shotgun sequence DNA segment encodes these proteins:
- the CSTF2 gene encoding cleavage stimulation factor subunit 2: MSSPTASLLLILFCRDYLGTMHQRSLYQGPRMHGMAGYDTRGPPPRVTSGGPMRGHSQVPLMYVQGGRGMDGRGMIYQGMERREMGERHVEPTRGREPRRMEYQGMERRERDVAPTSGRGEMGERDMVPTRGREPRRMEYQGMERRERDVAPTRGRGEMGERDMVPTRDREPQRMEYQGMERRERDVVPTRGRGEMGERDMVPTRGREPRHMTFQVMECRVRDRAPTRGRGEMGERDMEPPRGMRPRGMEYQGMEPRAVEYVVKVLPRGMEPPRGMNYQGTQPHGIDPRAINYQGMEPRWREYVVKVLPIVIVPPRAMNYQGTEARQMEFLVMLLPRAMEPPRVMNNQGTQPHGIAPRAIEPPQGMEPKAIEPPQGMEPKAIEPPQGMEPKAIEPPQGMEPKAIEPPQGMEPKAIEPPQGMEPTTGEIQGPGALSKAATDLQEPQQVCGVTVCCFIFPNGFLDTFLVPEHEQPHRVMARRLV, from the exons ATGTCTTCTCCCACCGCCTCCTTGCTTCTCATCCTCTTCTGCAGGGATTATCTTGGGACAATGCACCAGAGGTCTCTCTACCAGGGTCCCCGCATGCACGGCATGGCTGGTTATGACACCCGTGGACCGCCACCCCGTGTAACAAGTGGCGGACCAATGAGAGGACATAGTCAAGTGCCCTTGATGTATGTCCAAG GTGGAAGAGGCATGGATGGCAGGGGCATGATATATCAAGGCATGGAGCGCAGAGAGATGGGAGAGAGGCACGTGGAGCCCACTAGAGGCAGGGAGCCCCGACGCATGGAATATCAAGGCATGGAGCGCAGAGAGAGGGACGTGGCGCCCACTAGCGGCAGGGGAGAGATGGGAGAGAGGGACATGGTGCCCACTAGAGGCAGGGAGCCCCGGCGCATGGAATATCAAGGCATGGAGCGCAGAGAGAGGGACGTGGCGCCCACTAGAGGCAGGGGAGAGATGGGAGAGAGGGACATGGTGCCCACTAGAGACAGGGAGCCCCAACGCATGGAATATCAAGGCATGGAGCGCAGAGAGAGGGACGTGGTGCCCACTAGAGGCAGGGGAGAGATGGGAGAGAGGGACATGGTGCCCACTAGAGGCAGGGAGCCCAGACACATGACATTTCAAGTCATGGAGTGCAGAGTGAGGGACAGGGCGCCCACTAGAGGCAGGGGAGAGATGGGAGAGAGGGACATGGAGCCCCCTAGAGGCATGAGGCCCAGAGGAATGGAATATCAAGGGATGGAGCCCAGAGCGGTGGAATACGTGGTCAAGGTGCTCCCTAGAGGCATGGAGCCACCTAGAGGCATGAACTATCAAGGCACACAGCCTCATGGAATAGATCCCAGAGCCATCAATTATCAAGGCATGGAGCCCAGATGGAGGGAATACGTGGTCAAGGTGCTCCCTATAGTCATCGTGCCCCCCAGAGCCATGAATTATCAAGGCACGGAGGCCAGACAGATGGAATTCTTGGTCATGTTGCTCCCTAGAGCCATGGAGCCACCTAGAGTCATGAACAATCAAGGCACACAGCCTCATGGAATAGCTCCCAGAGCCATAGAGCCTCCCCAGGGCATGGAACCCAAAGCCATAGAGCCTCCCCAGGGCATGGAACCCAAAGCCATAGAGCCTCCCCAGGGCATGGAACCCAAAGCCATAGAGCCTCCCCAGGGCATGGAACCCAAAGCCATAGAGCCTCCCCAGGGCATGGAACCCAAAGCCATAGAGCCTCCCCAGGGCATGGAGCCAACGACTGGAGAAATTCAAGGTCCTGGAGCTTTGAGCAAGGCAGCAACTGATCTGCAGGAACCTCAACAGGTATGTGGAGTAACCGTGTGCTGTTTCATATTCCCCAATGGGTTCCTAGACACATTCTTGGTGCCAGAACATGAACAGCCTCATAGGGTCATGGCCAGACGATTGGTATAG